The proteins below are encoded in one region of Ephemeroptericola cinctiostellae:
- a CDS encoding LPS-assembly protein LptD yields the protein MLKKIHPSLLIKPLTQHVRMAMALLTAASINAHAQVSIETAKQDPVPSAIGTARAVALSDTLAKDAKAKVILPHSPSNPLPYCDELSTATVKKYPKDNTIADANTLTGQVNDNIILKGKACIARNDMRMQGDVVNYDYSSEQVTSTGHAVLRNTAGDEVTGTVIHYNLSTQKAEATQATYAISATEGRGKAESLSLLSSRRALMQDAYYTTCRAEDPDWYLKSKTLMIDQDNDLGQGTSAVLVFKNLPILATPYMQFPLGNRRRSGFLSPTMGISSTSGVDLTIPYYFNLAPNYDLTVYPGVTTKRGVKLGGEYRYMTRQYGTGMLSGNYLPYDSTADRSRFYWRAQHLVSGDLGGGTWSAWMDAQRASDKSYLDDIPTKNTNASNRILTSEYAAQYSKDNWTARIREKTNQTLQDSTNSVTVPYDFEPQLTITGTKRWGNWIANTDVESTHFTHPNTNYAEGWRHVAYPSVRYEYRRAAGFITPKIGVYATKYDLSRVASGYDASATRVLPIASVDSGLVFERSNSSWLGRPAIQTLEPRLYYLYVPYKDQSRIWNFDSALADFDLSHIYGENLFTGRDRISQANQATLGVTSRWLAQDTGEQLFQVTAAQRHYFTEQRVTLPGGTVDTTRKSDLLLSASGQIAPHFWVDAFAQYNFDSSKLLRTDLTVRWQPAPKKVINVGFHKNSVSTTPTRSVYVSTQWPLTKISKSLYGVARINYDLKNTRVSDALVGIEYAKDCWVFRLVGERTISDSTNTANNSIYFQLELKGLGSLQNDNPASTLTDGIAGYEVVKFVDAEPETPIKNKLNDR from the coding sequence ATGCTGAAAAAAATCCACCCGTCGCTATTGATTAAGCCTTTGACCCAACACGTGCGCATGGCCATGGCGTTGCTCACTGCAGCTTCAATCAATGCGCACGCGCAGGTCAGCATCGAAACAGCGAAACAAGACCCTGTGCCTTCAGCCATCGGCACCGCACGTGCGGTCGCCCTCAGTGACACCCTTGCCAAGGATGCCAAAGCCAAGGTGATCTTGCCACACAGTCCAAGCAACCCTTTGCCGTATTGCGATGAACTCAGCACAGCCACCGTTAAAAAATACCCCAAAGACAACACCATCGCCGATGCCAACACATTAACAGGTCAGGTCAATGACAACATCATTTTGAAAGGCAAAGCCTGCATTGCACGCAACGACATGCGCATGCAAGGCGATGTGGTGAATTACGACTACTCGAGCGAGCAAGTCACGTCAACGGGCCATGCGGTGTTGCGTAACACCGCGGGCGATGAAGTCACGGGCACCGTCATTCATTACAATTTATCCACTCAAAAAGCCGAAGCAACGCAAGCCACCTATGCCATCAGTGCCACGGAGGGTCGAGGTAAAGCAGAATCATTGTCTCTGCTGTCCAGTCGCCGTGCACTGATGCAAGATGCTTACTACACGACCTGCCGTGCCGAAGATCCAGATTGGTATTTGAAAAGTAAAACATTGATGATTGACCAAGACAATGACCTTGGTCAAGGGACGAGTGCTGTGTTGGTGTTTAAGAACTTACCCATTTTGGCCACGCCTTACATGCAATTCCCCTTGGGTAACCGCCGACGCTCTGGCTTTTTGTCTCCAACGATGGGCATTTCCAGCACATCGGGTGTGGATTTGACCATCCCCTACTATTTCAACCTCGCCCCCAATTATGATTTGACGGTGTATCCCGGTGTGACCACCAAACGTGGCGTTAAACTGGGAGGCGAATACCGCTACATGACCCGCCAATACGGCACAGGCATGTTGTCAGGCAATTATTTGCCCTACGACAGCACCGCAGATCGCAGCCGTTTTTACTGGCGAGCACAGCACCTCGTATCTGGTGACTTGGGCGGCGGCACATGGTCGGCTTGGATGGATGCACAACGCGCATCGGATAAATCCTACCTCGATGACATCCCAACCAAAAACACCAACGCCTCCAATCGCATCTTAACCAGCGAATATGCCGCTCAATACAGCAAGGACAATTGGACAGCACGCATCCGCGAAAAAACCAACCAGACGTTACAAGACAGCACCAACAGCGTCACGGTGCCTTATGACTTTGAACCACAGCTCACCATCACAGGCACGAAGCGTTGGGGCAATTGGATCGCCAACACGGATGTTGAAAGCACACATTTCACTCACCCAAACACCAACTACGCCGAAGGTTGGCGTCATGTGGCTTACCCCAGCGTGCGTTATGAATATCGCCGCGCGGCCGGTTTCATCACCCCAAAAATCGGTGTGTATGCCACAAAATATGATTTATCACGTGTCGCCAGTGGATACGATGCGAGCGCAACACGGGTGTTACCCATCGCCAGTGTGGACTCAGGTTTGGTATTTGAGCGCAGCAACAGTTCATGGCTGGGTCGCCCTGCCATTCAAACGCTCGAACCGCGTTTATATTATTTGTATGTGCCTTATAAGGACCAAAGTCGCATCTGGAATTTTGATTCCGCTCTGGCTGATTTTGATTTGTCACATATTTATGGTGAAAATCTGTTCACGGGTCGTGACCGCATTTCCCAAGCCAATCAAGCCACACTCGGCGTGACCAGCCGTTGGCTGGCTCAAGACACAGGCGAGCAACTGTTCCAAGTCACAGCGGCACAACGACATTACTTTACTGAACAGCGTGTGACCCTGCCTGGTGGCACAGTGGACACCACACGCAAATCGGATCTTTTGCTGTCTGCATCGGGTCAAATTGCCCCCCATTTTTGGGTAGACGCCTTTGCTCAATATAATTTCGACAGCAGTAAATTATTAAGAACCGATTTGACCGTACGCTGGCAACCTGCACCCAAAAAAGTCATCAATGTCGGATTCCATAAAAACAGTGTATCAACCACACCAACCCGCAGCGTGTATGTCTCAACCCAGTGGCCTTTGACGAAAATATCTAAGTCACTGTACGGTGTGGCACGCATTAACTATGACCTCAAAAACACCCGCGTGTCTGATGCTTTGGTCGGCATCGAATATGCCAAAGACTGCTGGGTCTTTCGTTTGGTGGGCGAACGCACCATTTCCGACAGCACCAATACCGCCAATAACTCAATCTACTTTCAACTGGAACTCAAAGGGTTAGGTTCACTGCAAAATGACAACCCCGCTTCCACGTTGACCGATGGCATTGCAGGCTATGAAGTCGTCAAATTTGTGGATGCTGAACCCGAAACCCCCATCAAGAACAAGCTGAACGATCGATAA
- a CDS encoding aminoglycoside phosphotransferase family protein, with protein sequence MSTILPNDDRTAALAQWLTTLPAELGIHHASLSVASADASFRRYFRIESSNAAHPTLIIMDAPPSHEDCQPFIHVAELFGRSGVHVTKILEQNLEQGFLLLTDLGNHTYLSVLEHDLSQADALYRDALTALTKLQVASTPDELPLYDRERLLNEMMLFPQWYLGVHKNFTLTDAQTAQLTHVFSTLLDNNLAQTQVWVHRDYHSRNLMVIDDNNPGILDFQDAVYGPITYDLVSLLRDAYIEWPEAQQIDWLVRYWEQARKAGLNVPAAFDEFYKDFEYMGLQRHLKVLGIFARLFHRDGKSGYLKDLPLVLKYTRQVAARYRDFAPLLHILDAVAEEAADTTQVGYTF encoded by the coding sequence ATGAGCACTATATTACCCAACGATGACCGCACCGCAGCCCTCGCACAATGGTTGACCACGCTACCTGCCGAATTGGGCATCCACCACGCCAGCTTGTCTGTGGCCTCTGCCGATGCCAGTTTTCGCCGCTATTTCCGCATTGAAAGCAGCAACGCAGCACACCCCACACTCATCATCATGGACGCGCCACCCTCACACGAAGACTGTCAGCCCTTTATCCACGTGGCTGAATTGTTTGGTCGCAGCGGCGTGCATGTGACCAAAATCCTTGAGCAAAACTTGGAGCAAGGGTTTTTGTTGCTCACCGATTTGGGCAATCACACCTATTTGTCGGTGCTTGAACACGACCTGAGCCAAGCCGATGCACTGTATCGCGATGCCTTGACGGCTTTGACTAAACTGCAAGTCGCCAGCACACCCGATGAATTGCCCCTGTACGACCGTGAACGCTTGCTCAATGAAATGATGTTGTTCCCACAATGGTATCTTGGTGTGCACAAAAATTTCACCTTAACGGACGCGCAAACCGCCCAACTCACGCACGTTTTCAGCACACTGCTTGACAACAACCTCGCACAAACGCAAGTGTGGGTGCATCGTGATTACCACAGCCGCAACTTAATGGTGATTGACGACAACAACCCTGGTATTTTGGATTTTCAAGACGCGGTGTATGGCCCGATCACTTATGACCTCGTGTCTTTGCTGCGTGACGCATACATTGAATGGCCTGAGGCGCAACAAATTGACTGGCTCGTGCGTTACTGGGAGCAAGCACGAAAAGCAGGTTTGAATGTGCCAGCAGCATTCGATGAATTTTACAAAGACTTTGAATACATGGGATTGCAACGCCACCTCAAAGTGCTTGGGATCTTCGCCCGCTTGTTCCACCGAGATGGTAAATCAGGCTATTTGAAAGACCTGCCTTTGGTCTTGAAGTACACCCGTCAAGTGGCTGCACGCTACCGTGATTTTGCACCGTTGTTGCATATTTTAGATGCCGTTGCAGAAGAAGCGGCCGATACGACCCAAGTCGGTTACACATTCTAA
- the murU gene encoding N-acetylmuramate alpha-1-phosphate uridylyltransferase MurU: MIQVAMIFAAGRGERMRPLTDVKPKPLLEVAGKPLIVWQIEAIAAAGITDIIINHAWLGEQIPAALGDGAQFGVRLHYSAEGNALETAGGIAKAMPQLKAHSDSPIFLAVSGDIYTDYNYASLHAKAAELARAEQPHMHLVMVDNPAFHAKGDFVLNGGRLFGLDAEQGQALTFGNIGLYDMHQFDQLPVGEKIPMSPYYRQSIADGVASGEYFGGVWENVGTAAQLEALNLSFA; the protein is encoded by the coding sequence ATGATTCAAGTCGCCATGATTTTTGCCGCAGGGCGCGGCGAACGGATGCGTCCGTTGACCGATGTCAAGCCTAAACCGTTGCTCGAAGTCGCGGGCAAACCGCTGATAGTTTGGCAAATTGAAGCCATTGCCGCAGCAGGCATCACCGACATCATCATCAACCACGCGTGGCTCGGCGAGCAAATCCCCGCTGCGCTCGGTGACGGTGCGCAATTTGGCGTGCGCTTGCATTACTCCGCTGAAGGCAACGCGCTCGAAACCGCAGGCGGCATTGCCAAAGCCATGCCACAGCTTAAAGCACACAGCGACAGCCCCATTTTTCTCGCGGTGAGTGGTGACATTTACACCGATTACAACTACGCCAGCCTGCACGCCAAAGCCGCCGAACTTGCCCGAGCCGAACAACCGCACATGCACCTCGTCATGGTCGACAACCCCGCTTTTCATGCCAAAGGCGATTTTGTGTTGAATGGCGGACGGTTGTTTGGATTGGATGCCGAACAAGGTCAAGCCCTGACTTTTGGCAACATTGGCTTGTACGACATGCACCAGTTTGATCAACTGCCTGTCGGTGAAAAAATTCCGATGAGTCCGTATTATCGTCAGTCCATTGCGGACGGTGTGGCCAGCGGTGAGTATTTTGGGGGCGTTTGGGAAAATGTGGGGACTGCGGCGCAGTTGGAAGCACTCAATCTAAGTTTTGCTTGA
- a CDS encoding Rossmann-like and DUF2520 domain-containing protein, with protein sequence MHTLNIIGAGRVGQTLARLWHAHSVFQIGAVCNRSIGSAQAAVDFIQAGTAFDVDALSLLPAADVWLLACPDDQLQACCTDLSKHGAFNQDSIVFHCSGALTAHEVLQSAKNCGAQIASAHPIKSFANPDSAVQGFTGTFCGTEGDAAALAVLESAFAAIGGHCFTIKPESKTLYHAASVMACNYLVALQEVSIQAFTQAGVAREQAMAILQPIVSDTVNNVFSMGTQAALTGPIARGDAAVVEKQVAALKGWRMDYAQMYQQLGQVTLTLAEPCGISDQTARRLADILGRED encoded by the coding sequence ATGCACACACTCAACATCATCGGCGCAGGGCGCGTGGGGCAAACCTTGGCGCGGCTTTGGCATGCACACTCTGTTTTTCAAATCGGTGCGGTTTGTAATCGCAGTATTGGCAGTGCACAAGCGGCGGTTGATTTTATACAAGCAGGCACCGCTTTTGATGTGGACGCTCTTTCACTTTTACCCGCCGCTGATGTCTGGTTGTTGGCGTGTCCTGACGACCAGCTACAGGCGTGTTGTACTGATTTAAGTAAGCATGGCGCGTTCAATCAAGACTCAATCGTCTTTCATTGCAGCGGCGCGTTGACCGCGCATGAGGTGCTGCAATCTGCAAAAAACTGCGGTGCGCAGATCGCCAGTGCTCATCCGATTAAAAGTTTCGCCAACCCTGACTCAGCGGTGCAAGGTTTCACAGGCACTTTTTGCGGTACGGAAGGTGACGCTGCGGCATTGGCTGTTTTAGAATCGGCTTTTGCTGCAATTGGTGGGCACTGTTTTACGATTAAGCCTGAATCGAAAACCTTGTATCACGCGGCCAGTGTGATGGCGTGCAATTACCTTGTGGCATTGCAGGAGGTCAGCATTCAGGCTTTTACGCAAGCGGGTGTGGCGCGTGAGCAGGCGATGGCGATTTTGCAGCCGATTGTCAGCGATACGGTGAATAATGTTTTCAGCATGGGCACGCAAGCTGCGTTGACGGGGCCGATAGCCCGTGGCGATGCGGCTGTGGTGGAGAAGCAAGTCGCCGCTTTGAAGGGATGGCGTATGGATTATGCGCAAATGTATCAGCAGCTTGGGCAAGTGACTTTAACGCTGGCAGAGCCTTGTGGCATCAGTGATCAAACTGCACGCAGGTTGGCGGACATATTGGGTCGTGAGGATTAA